The following proteins are encoded in a genomic region of Desulfovibrio sp.:
- a CDS encoding ABC transporter ATP-binding protein — protein sequence MIEVRDLTLGYFDAAPVLQQVSLRVGRGEVVNVLGPNGCGKTTLLRAILGFLPVPPRSIFLEGRPQEEISRRDLARTLAYVPQMHTGVFAYQVLDVVLMGRTARSPWLRFSAEDVGRAMTALEQVRMAGYARKSYLELSGGQRQLVLIARALCQECSALVMDEPVTGLDYGNQFHLLELIGELSGSGPAIMLTTHHPEQAVYLGGRAILLKAGHVVADGPVSTTVTVPQIKDLYNLPPRAQRWMHLTKPDAP from the coding sequence ATGATTGAAGTGCGTGACCTCACCCTTGGCTACTTTGATGCCGCGCCTGTGCTGCAGCAGGTTTCTCTGCGCGTGGGCCGGGGGGAAGTGGTGAACGTGCTTGGCCCCAACGGTTGCGGCAAAACAACGTTGCTCCGGGCCATTCTGGGATTTTTGCCCGTGCCGCCCCGCAGCATTTTTCTGGAAGGCCGCCCGCAGGAAGAAATCTCGCGGCGGGATCTTGCGCGCACACTGGCCTATGTGCCCCAGATGCATACGGGCGTTTTTGCCTATCAGGTCCTTGATGTGGTGCTTATGGGGCGCACAGCCCGCAGCCCATGGCTCAGGTTCTCCGCCGAGGATGTTGGTAGAGCCATGACCGCTCTGGAGCAGGTACGCATGGCAGGTTACGCGCGTAAATCCTATCTGGAGTTATCCGGCGGGCAACGGCAGCTTGTGCTTATTGCGCGGGCCTTGTGTCAGGAGTGTTCTGCTTTGGTCATGGATGAGCCAGTTACCGGGCTGGATTACGGCAACCAGTTTCATTTGCTGGAGCTGATTGGCGAACTTTCCGGCTCCGGGCCGGCGATCATGCTGACCACCCACCATCCAGAACAGGCGGTGTATCTGGGCGGGCGAGCCATACTGCTCAAGGCGGGGCATGTGGTTGCGGACGGCCCGGTTTCCACCACTGTTACCGTGCCGCAGATCAAGGATCTGTACAACCTGCCCCCCCGGGCACAGCGCTGGATGCACCTTACAAAGCCGGATGCGCCATGA